Within Pseudomonadota bacterium, the genomic segment GCGTCGATGGCAAACGGCCTTATCGATATCAGCCCGGCAAGCAACAGGGTGGCGCGCCCTGCCGAGAGGGTTTCTTTGGCCTGGTTAGACATGTCAACTCTATGAAATATAAAAGAATGTTACGTAGGGGTTCGAAGATGGCGGGCGGGTGATAAATGCCTCTATAATGAGGCCCAGATTATCCACTTTGAGGAGTATTTTGTGGAGAAAATAATTCGATCTTTGCTTGCTGTTGCGGTCACCTCGATTGCTGTGACCTCGCTGGCCTGTGATTATCCTGGAGATGCGGATTTTGTGGTGCCCAATGGTGCCAAGGCCACGAAAGAAGAAATGATCGCGACGCAAGGCAAAGTGAAATCGTTCGTAAGTTCTATCGAGGGGTATCTTACCTGTCTAGACGAAAAGCAGGCCGCTGCTGGCGATGAGTTAACCGAAGAGCAGCAAAGCATTTACTCAATGCGTTACAACGCGGCGGTCGATGCCATGGAGCAGGTCGCAGACCAGTTCAATACCGCGCTCGGCGCGTACCGCGACGCACAGTAACCCACCGGTTTTGCCGCCATCCGGTGGCGATTGAACGCTACCAGTGATTGCGTAGTTCACGCAGCTTCAAAAACACGCTCCGTGGATCAGCGTGTGGCGACATCGTGGCGTCTTCTTCGCACAACTTGTCAATGATGGTGCGTTCTTCGAGGCGAAAAAAGGTGTTGACCTTGCGTTCGAGCGCAATGGTTGTCACCAACGGTGCGGTCGGGTCCATGTCTAGCGCAAGTTCGAGCAATACCCGGGCTTCCTCATTGTCCGGTTCGCGATCGAGGGTGAACTGCAGGTTGTTGGCCAGATAGTCGTGGCCAGGGTAGATGGACATGTGTTCGTCGAGACGATGCAGCTGCTGTTCAAACGTCGTGAACAGCGCATCGGGATGGCCGCCGTTATGGCAATTACCCGCCCCTGCGTTGAACAGAGTGTCACCGCAAAACAGGGCGGATCGATCGCCGTGTGCGGTGACGCACACGTGCGCCATGGTATGACCGGGGGTGTCCATCACCTCCAGTTCCACCGTCTTCCCCACGCGCAGCGAGTCGCCTGCGCGTAATCCCTCAGACTGACCTTGAATGTCGGCGTTGTGATGCGCCAATACTTGTGCGCCGGTGGCCGCGACAATGGCATCGTTGCCGCCAATATGATCCCAGTGTTCATGCGTGTTGAGTATTTGACGAATGTTATAACCGGCTCGCTTGGCAACCGCTAAGCACTGCTTGTGATCGAGCGGATCAATGGCCAGTGCTTCACCCGTTTCTTCACAAACAATGAGATAGTTGAAGTTGCGATAACGGTTGTTGACCCAGAGCGTCTCAATTTTCATGATGCAACGTCGACCGATGGAGTAAGTTAGTGATTGCGCCGGGTAATGTAGTCGGCCATGAAGCGCAAAGGTGCTGTGTCGAACGGCAAACCTTGCAGCGCGGCGAGGGATTCTTGGTAGAGTGACTCAAGATGAGATTTGGCGGCGGCCATGCCGAGCACCGAGGGATACGTGGCTTTGTTTGCGGCCATGTCTGAGCCTTGTGGTTTACCAAGAGTCTCGGTCGTGCTTTCCACATCCAGAATGTCATCACATACTTGAAACGCAAGCCCTATGCGCTCGGCGTAGCATTGAATCGCCTCGCGCTCGTCATCGCCAAGTGTTTCACTCGCATCGCAGGCCATCATCACGGCGGCTTGAATAAGGTAGCCCGTTTTGCGTTCGTGCATGAGCTGCAGTTCGTGAGGTTCGAGCTGTTTCCCTTCTGCCATGAGATCCTGCGCTTGTCCGCCCGTCATGCCTGTTGAGCCTGCCGCGCTGGACAAATTGCGCATCATACGAATGCGCGAATAGGGCTGATGGTCGAGTGCCGTCGAAGAGGCCAATAGATCAAACGCGAGTGCTTGCAGCGCATCACCAGCGAGTATGGCCGTGGCTTCGTCAAACTGAATATGAGTGGTGGGTCGTCCTCGGCGCAGGGCATCGTCATCCATGGCGGGCAAGTCGTCGTGTACCAGTGAAAACGCATGAATGAGTTCAACTGCGCCGGCCGGTGCGTCCAGTAAATCCGGGTCGAGACTGAGTGTTTCGCCGCAGGCGTAGGTGAGCAATGGACGGACCCGCTTGCCGCCCCCTAGCACGGAATAGCGCATCGCCTTGTGCAAATGTTCTGGAAACGTCGCCCCATTGGGGATGACCTCATCAAGATACCGATCGATACGTGATCGAAAGTGATCGACGCGTGAGGCAAACGGTGATACGGCGGTGGCGGTAGACGGGTCGGCATCATGTTCAGGCATGCCTGCATTGTCCGGGCAGGCGTGTTTTTTAGCAAGTCATAGGCGTTCGCGGTAGACTGCTCGCGTGAATGTCATCGACCCAATCCGCTTAGAAAACGGGCGCACGGCAACGGCCGTCGCCCATCCCAATATCGCGCTCGTTAAGTATTGGGGCAAGCGCGACGCCGAGCTTAATTTACCGGCCGTCGACTCACTGTCTATCACGCTCGACACATTGACCACCACCACATCGGTTATGTTGACCGACGGGCCAGACGTGTTAAAGCTCAACGATCGATCCGGCAGCAAGAGTGAACAGCATAAGCTACGCTCGCTGGCGGATGCCTTTCGAGAGGCCTCTGCTACCCAATTTGGGGTGGCGGTAACCAGTGATAACAACTTTCCGACCGCCGCAGGTCTGGCCTCGTCAGCGTCCGGATTTGCGGCGCTGGTGGTGGCGCTTGATGAGGCGTTTGCGACACGCCTGTCGATGGAGCGGTTGTCGGTGTTAGCGCGTCGCGGTTCAGGATCGGCGCCGCGTTCGCTGTTTGAGGGCTTTGCCCATATGCATCGTGGGCAGGCGGCTGATGGCAGCGATGCGGTAGCGTCACCTGTTTTGGCCGTCAACGACTGGCCGCTTGAAGTGGTCGTTGCCATTACGTCTGAGGAGGCTAAGTCGATTTCATCGACCGACGGCATGGAGCGCACACGCACGACATCGCCGTTTTATCCCACTTGGCTCGAGTCGCAGCAGGGCGATATTGAGCGCGCATTGGCTGCCGTGGCAGCACGAGATTTTGACGCGCTGGCGGCGGTATCCGAGCACAGCTGTCTTAAGATGCACGGCTTAATGTTGTCTGCTAGGCCCGGCTTGGTCTATTGGAACGACGCGACGACCCGCTGTGTGCACGCGGTGCAGTCGTTAAGGTCGTCCGGGCTGCCAGTCTTTTTTACCATTGATGCCGGGCCGCAGATCAA encodes:
- a CDS encoding hydroxyacylglutathione hydrolase; this encodes MKIETLWVNNRYRNFNYLIVCEETGEALAIDPLDHKQCLAVAKRAGYNIRQILNTHEHWDHIGGNDAIVAATGAQVLAHHNADIQGQSEGLRAGDSLRVGKTVELEVMDTPGHTMAHVCVTAHGDRSALFCGDTLFNAGAGNCHNGGHPDALFTTFEQQLHRLDEHMSIYPGHDYLANNLQFTLDREPDNEEARVLLELALDMDPTAPLVTTIALERKVNTFFRLEERTIIDKLCEEDATMSPHADPRSVFLKLRELRNHW
- a CDS encoding farnesyl diphosphate synthase — protein: MPEHDADPSTATAVSPFASRVDHFRSRIDRYLDEVIPNGATFPEHLHKAMRYSVLGGGKRVRPLLTYACGETLSLDPDLLDAPAGAVELIHAFSLVHDDLPAMDDDALRRGRPTTHIQFDEATAILAGDALQALAFDLLASSTALDHQPYSRIRMMRNLSSAAGSTGMTGGQAQDLMAEGKQLEPHELQLMHERKTGYLIQAAVMMACDASETLGDDEREAIQCYAERIGLAFQVCDDILDVESTTETLGKPQGSDMAANKATYPSVLGMAAAKSHLESLYQESLAALQGLPFDTAPLRFMADYITRRNH
- the mvaD gene encoding diphosphomevalonate decarboxylase, coding for MNVIDPIRLENGRTATAVAHPNIALVKYWGKRDAELNLPAVDSLSITLDTLTTTTSVMLTDGPDVLKLNDRSGSKSEQHKLRSLADAFREASATQFGVAVTSDNNFPTAAGLASSASGFAALVVALDEAFATRLSMERLSVLARRGSGSAPRSLFEGFAHMHRGQAADGSDAVASPVLAVNDWPLEVVVAITSEEAKSISSTDGMERTRTTSPFYPTWLESQQGDIERALAAVAARDFDALAAVSEHSCLKMHGLMLSARPGLVYWNDATTRCVHAVQSLRSSGLPVFFTIDAGPQIKAVCLPQATEAVAEALARTEGVHRVLKTGLGLGARAAFV